In Streptomyces sp. NBC_01707, a genomic segment contains:
- a CDS encoding DUF2264 domain-containing protein: MTAPFLHLPPTDRLLSSRTGWTRAHWEVTADRMLDALVPYATSGFAQYRLPGRASWSGVVSDGLEGYARSFLMAAFRIAGAQGDVDPKLIERYAQGLATGTDPGSAEAWPALTDCSQQMVEAASIAVALHETRPWIWDKLDTRVQERVVDWFSGFVGGRTWDNNWRLFQVVSEQFLASVGAPYNRSDIESNLDRIEDWYVGDGWYTDGDGRNFDYYIGWAMHLYPLLWSRMVGPGDDGGRTEVYRQRLSRFLEDYPQFFGSDGAPVHQGRSLTYRFAALAPVWMGALADCTPLAPGLTRRLASGTLRHFVERGIPDERGLLTLGWYDTFLPSTQPYSGPASPYWASKGFLGLLLPADHPVWTERELPLPVEESDRYTALPAPGWLLHGTRHDGIVRLINHGSDHNPPAATDDAPQAGEEDPHYARLCYSTATAPESAPHAVARSVDGHLALLAPDGTPSRRRRIHPLRCEDRIASSWYAAELPGDERTYRIETTSVLHGPWEIRVHRVDAPEGAIVREGGHSVAHEERPRVSSGPGWATARTADGLTSAVVALYGWDTEEDAEADGGAAVEETPEAVQSARAGMTAGGLETHGSGVARDVQSNAFGPHSAIPYLCAAHRPGGRSIHVSLIALSRDTVHPRALRTSVVVRADADSVVLTFLDGTTVEV, encoded by the coding sequence ATGACCGCGCCCTTCCTGCACCTCCCGCCGACCGACCGACTGCTGTCCTCACGGACCGGCTGGACGCGCGCCCACTGGGAGGTCACGGCCGACCGCATGCTCGACGCTCTCGTCCCGTACGCGACCTCGGGCTTCGCCCAGTACCGGCTGCCCGGCCGGGCCAGTTGGTCGGGCGTGGTGTCGGACGGGCTCGAGGGGTACGCACGCTCCTTCCTGATGGCGGCCTTCCGGATCGCCGGAGCCCAGGGCGACGTCGACCCGAAACTGATCGAGCGCTACGCGCAGGGTCTGGCGACCGGCACCGACCCGGGGTCGGCCGAGGCCTGGCCCGCACTCACCGACTGCTCACAGCAGATGGTCGAAGCGGCCTCGATCGCCGTGGCGCTGCACGAGACCCGCCCCTGGATCTGGGACAAGCTGGACACCCGCGTCCAGGAGCGGGTCGTCGACTGGTTCTCGGGATTTGTCGGCGGCCGCACCTGGGACAACAACTGGCGCCTCTTCCAGGTGGTGTCCGAGCAGTTCCTCGCCTCGGTGGGCGCCCCGTACAACCGCTCCGACATCGAGAGCAACCTGGACAGGATCGAGGACTGGTACGTCGGGGACGGCTGGTACACGGACGGGGACGGCCGGAACTTCGACTACTACATCGGCTGGGCGATGCATCTGTATCCGCTGCTCTGGTCGCGCATGGTGGGCCCGGGCGACGACGGGGGCAGGACCGAGGTCTACCGGCAGCGGCTCTCCCGGTTCCTGGAGGACTATCCGCAGTTCTTCGGCTCCGACGGTGCGCCGGTGCACCAGGGGCGTTCCCTGACCTACCGATTCGCGGCCCTCGCACCGGTCTGGATGGGGGCGCTGGCCGACTGCACGCCGCTCGCGCCGGGGCTGACGCGTCGGCTCGCCTCGGGCACCCTGCGGCACTTCGTGGAGCGCGGCATCCCCGACGAGCGGGGGCTCCTGACCCTCGGCTGGTACGACACGTTCCTGCCCAGCACCCAGCCGTACTCCGGTCCCGCCTCCCCGTACTGGGCGAGCAAGGGGTTCCTCGGGCTGCTGCTCCCGGCGGACCACCCGGTGTGGACGGAGCGCGAACTCCCGCTTCCGGTGGAGGAGTCCGACCGGTACACCGCGCTGCCAGCACCGGGGTGGCTACTGCACGGCACCCGGCACGACGGTATCGTCCGGCTGATCAACCACGGCAGTGACCACAACCCCCCGGCCGCGACCGACGACGCACCGCAGGCGGGCGAGGAGGATCCGCACTACGCGAGACTCTGCTACTCGACGGCGACGGCCCCCGAGTCCGCTCCGCACGCCGTGGCACGTTCCGTCGACGGCCATCTGGCCCTGCTCGCACCGGACGGCACCCCGTCCCGGCGGCGCAGGATTCATCCGTTGCGCTGCGAGGACCGGATCGCCTCGTCCTGGTACGCGGCCGAACTGCCCGGTGACGAGCGTACGTACCGGATCGAGACGACGAGTGTGCTGCACGGCCCGTGGGAGATCCGGGTGCACCGGGTCGATGCGCCGGAGGGTGCGATCGTGCGGGAGGGCGGTCATTCCGTGGCGCACGAGGAGCGGCCGCGCGTCTCGTCGGGCCCCGGCTGGGCGACGGCGCGCACAGCCGACGGTCTGACCAGTGCCGTTGTCGCACTGTACGGCTGGGACACCGAGGAGGACGCGGAAGCCGACGGCGGCGCGGCGGTCGAGGAAACCCCGGAGGCTGTGCAGAGCGCGCGGGCCGGCATGACCGCAGGCGGCCTGGAGACGCACGGGTCCGGTGTCGCGCGGGACGTGCAGTCCAATGCGTTCGGACCGCACTCCGCGATCCCGTATCTGTGTGCCGCCCATCGTCCGGGCGGGCGGAGCATCCACGTCTCGCTGATCGCGCTGTCCCGCGACACCGTGCATCCACGGGCGTTGCGTACGTCGGTGGTGGTGCGGGCGGACGCGGATTCGGTGGTGCTGACCTTCCTGGACGGCACCACGGTCGAGGTGTGA
- a CDS encoding GAF domain-containing protein, which yields MSRHATGRPLLTPVDRDASVRTRRLRMLGLGERGDTSFRSFDAFADKVAEVTDVPYSMVNFIDGNRQFFAGLHTPAGTRTGSDLGATAAGSGHGGRYMALDHGYCPHVVARRKALVLEDVCDYPRFAGNAVVDEIGIRSYLGAPLIDRTGVALGAVCAVDTVPRPWGRAGLDTIKSLAQELIGHIQRREDNRFRSIKP from the coding sequence GTGAGCCGACACGCGACCGGTCGGCCGCTGCTGACCCCCGTCGACCGCGATGCCTCCGTCCGCACCCGACGACTGCGGATGCTCGGGCTCGGGGAGCGCGGCGACACCTCGTTCCGCAGCTTCGACGCGTTCGCGGACAAGGTGGCCGAAGTGACGGATGTGCCGTATTCGATGGTCAACTTCATTGACGGGAACCGGCAGTTCTTCGCCGGTCTGCACACCCCTGCCGGCACCCGCACCGGTTCCGATCTGGGTGCCACGGCCGCGGGCAGCGGCCATGGCGGACGGTACATGGCGCTCGACCACGGCTACTGCCCGCATGTCGTCGCACGGCGCAAGGCACTGGTCCTGGAGGACGTCTGCGACTACCCGCGATTCGCCGGCAACGCGGTCGTCGACGAGATAGGCATCCGTTCCTATCTGGGGGCGCCGCTCATCGACCGCACGGGCGTCGCACTGGGCGCCGTCTGCGCCGTCGACACCGTGCCCCGCCCCTGGGGGCGGGCCGGCCTCGACACGATCAAGTCCCTGGCGCAGGAACTCATCGGCCACATCCAGCGACGGGAGGACAACCGGTTCAGGAGCATCAAGCCCTGA
- a CDS encoding ATP/GTP-binding protein — protein MAYDDSSDGFGGSAGGDGTGDTEYFPVALKVLVAGGFGVGKTTFVGAVSEIAPLSTEELLTQVSAATDSLEGIESKTATTVAMDFGRITLDEQHVLYLFGTPGQERFWFMWDELSQGALGAVVLADTRRLEECFPAVDFFERRGIGFIVAVNEFDGSYRYGPEEVRAALDLGPDVPVILCDARIASSGTGALVTLVQHLINATSSPAPLSGYGARP, from the coding sequence ATGGCTTACGACGACAGCTCTGACGGCTTCGGCGGCTCGGCCGGGGGTGACGGCACCGGGGACACCGAATACTTCCCCGTCGCACTCAAGGTCCTCGTGGCGGGCGGCTTCGGCGTCGGCAAGACGACGTTCGTGGGCGCGGTCAGCGAGATCGCACCGCTGAGCACGGAAGAGCTGCTCACTCAGGTCAGCGCCGCGACCGACAGCCTCGAGGGGATCGAGTCCAAGACCGCGACCACGGTCGCCATGGACTTCGGCCGCATCACCCTCGACGAGCAGCATGTGCTCTATCTGTTCGGTACCCCGGGCCAGGAGCGCTTCTGGTTCATGTGGGACGAGCTCTCCCAGGGCGCGCTGGGCGCGGTCGTGCTGGCGGACACCCGCAGACTCGAGGAGTGCTTCCCGGCGGTCGACTTCTTCGAACGGCGCGGCATCGGATTCATCGTCGCAGTGAACGAGTTCGACGGCTCCTACCGCTACGGCCCAGAGGAGGTGCGCGCCGCGCTCGACCTCGGCCCCGATGTGCCCGTCATCCTCTGTGACGCCCGGATCGCCAGCTCGGGCACCGGAGCGCTGGTCACGCTGGTGCAGCACCTGATCAACGCCACCTCCTCACCGGCCCCGCTCTCCGGCTACGGAGCCCGTCCGTGA
- a CDS encoding DUF742 domain-containing protein, with translation MSAKQDGPLLDDAAGRLIRPYTVSDGRTRPTTVLDLLSLVMATGSDPQTHLGPEHCVALGLCGGPTSVAEIAAHLRLPAVVTKVLVSDLVDCGAVTAHPPAFHDMPTDRSLLEAVLDGLRRQL, from the coding sequence GTGTCGGCCAAGCAGGACGGGCCGTTGCTCGACGACGCGGCCGGCCGGCTCATCCGTCCGTACACCGTCAGCGACGGCCGTACCCGTCCGACGACCGTGCTCGACCTGCTCTCCCTGGTGATGGCCACGGGCAGCGATCCGCAGACCCATCTCGGCCCCGAGCACTGCGTGGCGCTGGGACTGTGCGGCGGTCCCACCTCGGTCGCCGAGATCGCCGCGCATCTGCGGCTGCCCGCGGTCGTCACCAAGGTGCTCGTCTCCGATCTGGTGGACTGCGGCGCAGTCACCGCGCATCCGCCGGCCTTTCATGACATGCCCACCGACCGATCCCTGCTGGAGGCAGTGCTCGATGGCTTACGACGACAGCTCTGA
- a CDS encoding roadblock/LC7 domain-containing protein → MATDMPSGQVSDLDWLLSGLVQRVPYTRSAVLLSADGLVKSLHGMDADSADHMAALAAGLYSLGRSAGARFGDNGEVRQVVVELDSTLLFVSTAGSGTCLAVLAGREADAAVLGYEMTMLVKSVRPYLMTPARQAAGAPSATGL, encoded by the coding sequence ATGGCGACCGATATGCCGTCCGGTCAGGTCTCGGACCTCGACTGGTTGCTGAGCGGGCTGGTACAGCGTGTGCCGTACACGCGCAGCGCGGTCCTGCTCTCCGCCGACGGGCTGGTGAAGTCCCTCCACGGCATGGATGCCGACAGCGCCGACCACATGGCGGCGCTCGCCGCCGGCCTGTACTCCCTCGGGCGCAGCGCCGGGGCGCGCTTCGGCGACAACGGGGAGGTCCGCCAGGTGGTGGTGGAGCTCGACTCGACGCTGCTGTTCGTCTCCACCGCCGGTTCCGGCACCTGTCTCGCCGTCCTCGCCGGACGCGAAGCGGATGCCGCGGTGCTCGGATACGAGATGACCATGCTGGTCAAGAGCGTCCGGCCGTATCTGATGACCCCGGCCAGACAAGCGGCCGGGGCACCGAGCGCCACGGGACTGTGA
- a CDS encoding ATP-binding protein, which yields MSQLRAPEARPERREGGRHGRPGARAHSAAARPRAAQPSPDARIRPQILRTAVLPAVAVALSGTAAVVITVRSTSAPMTTQLWAALGGSAALAVAAVVAASLGANRVATTVLGRCLALRRSSAQGQAELQRVVEQLRNGEPLPARRPPQPVPPGSDAFDLLAQEMGRSHEGAVAAVVQASRLTRASGEEQRVEVFVNLARRLQSLVHREIQLLDELENEVEDPDLLKGLFHVDHLATRIRRHAENLAVLGGAVSRRQWSNPVTMTEVLRSAIAEVEHYPRVKLVPPIDGTLRGHAVADVIHLLAELVENATVFSAPHTQVLLRAQHVTAGLALEVEDRGLGMPGNEQQRMNTLLADPDRVNVAHLLQDGRIGLFVVASLARRHGIAVRLQSNIYGGTQAVLVLPQSLLGVEGDTPPTADAAPVPPPGPVHRPPAQDDTAHQRNLSPAPAPDRQPQMPSRPLRLHQPPQQLRRQGEAPPLPSRAESVNRCTPADARPGVQRPDDAIAALQPDPGVVRGTMGRPQLPRRANQEHLVPQLREAPVPRAEDEQPVLHDPGLMASFRRGIELAEARSVSEADTAQAPDGVLDAPAPQAWRPPAPLEPLPVRGLTAPAEPSQPAPDPLETNTFKE from the coding sequence ATGTCTCAACTTCGCGCACCCGAAGCGCGACCGGAACGCCGAGAAGGCGGGCGGCACGGCCGGCCGGGGGCCCGTGCCCACTCGGCCGCCGCCAGGCCGCGCGCCGCACAGCCGTCCCCCGACGCCCGCATACGGCCCCAGATCTTGCGCACGGCCGTGCTGCCGGCCGTCGCGGTGGCACTGAGCGGCACCGCAGCAGTGGTCATCACCGTCCGCTCCACGAGTGCCCCGATGACCACCCAACTCTGGGCCGCGCTGGGCGGATCCGCGGCGCTGGCCGTCGCCGCCGTGGTCGCCGCGTCCCTCGGTGCCAACCGGGTCGCCACCACCGTCCTCGGCCGGTGTCTGGCCCTGCGCCGTTCCAGTGCGCAGGGGCAGGCGGAACTGCAGCGGGTGGTGGAGCAGTTGCGCAACGGCGAGCCGTTGCCCGCGCGGCGGCCCCCGCAGCCCGTCCCACCCGGGAGCGACGCCTTCGACCTGCTCGCGCAGGAAATGGGCCGCTCGCACGAAGGGGCCGTGGCCGCAGTCGTGCAGGCCTCCCGGCTCACCCGCGCATCGGGCGAGGAACAGCGGGTGGAGGTCTTCGTCAACCTCGCCCGCCGGCTGCAGTCGCTCGTACACCGTGAGATTCAGCTGCTGGACGAGCTGGAGAACGAGGTCGAGGACCCCGATCTGCTCAAGGGCCTGTTCCATGTCGACCATCTCGCCACCCGCATCCGCCGGCATGCGGAGAACCTCGCCGTCCTCGGCGGCGCCGTCTCCCGGCGGCAGTGGAGCAACCCGGTCACCATGACCGAGGTGCTGCGTTCGGCGATCGCCGAGGTCGAGCACTATCCGCGGGTCAAGCTGGTGCCGCCGATCGACGGCACGCTACGCGGGCACGCCGTGGCCGACGTGATCCATCTGCTGGCCGAACTCGTCGAGAACGCCACGGTGTTCTCCGCCCCGCACACCCAGGTGCTGCTGCGTGCCCAGCACGTCACCGCGGGGCTCGCCCTGGAGGTCGAGGACCGCGGGCTCGGCATGCCGGGCAACGAACAGCAGCGGATGAACACGCTGCTCGCCGACCCCGACCGGGTCAACGTCGCCCATCTGCTGCAGGACGGCCGGATCGGACTGTTCGTCGTCGCGTCACTGGCCCGCAGGCACGGCATCGCGGTCCGGCTGCAGAGCAACATCTACGGCGGCACACAGGCCGTGCTGGTGCTGCCGCAGTCCCTGCTCGGGGTCGAAGGGGACACGCCCCCGACGGCGGACGCCGCCCCGGTCCCGCCACCCGGTCCCGTACACCGGCCACCGGCCCAGGACGACACCGCCCACCAGCGGAACCTGAGCCCCGCCCCGGCCCCGGACCGGCAGCCGCAGATGCCCAGTCGGCCACTGCGGCTGCATCAACCACCGCAGCAGTTGCGAAGGCAGGGCGAAGCCCCACCGCTGCCGTCGCGTGCCGAGAGCGTCAACCGGTGCACCCCCGCCGATGCCCGCCCCGGTGTCCAGCGCCCGGACGACGCGATCGCGGCGCTCCAGCCCGACCCCGGAGTCGTGCGCGGCACCATGGGCCGGCCCCAACTCCCCAGGCGCGCCAACCAGGAACACCTGGTCCCGCAGCTCAGGGAGGCTCCCGTGCCGCGCGCCGAGGACGAACAACCCGTCCTGCACGACCCGGGCCTGATGGCGTCCTTCCGCCGGGGCATCGAACTCGCCGAGGCGCGCAGCGTCTCGGAGGCCGACACCGCTCAGGCCCCGGACGGCGTCCTCGACGCGCCCGCACCGCAGGCCTGGCGACCGCCGGCCCCACTCGAACCGCTGCCGGTCCGGGGACTCACCGCGCCCGCCGAGCCGTCGCAGCCCGCCCCGGACCCCCTCGAGACGAACACCTTCAAGGAGTAG
- a CDS encoding MBL fold metallo-hydrolase, whose product MTGADSLHSLRTRLRSLRPAAFGADPGGARMERIRNSPNFADGVFQNPVGARTRPSGSTLEFAKVYFHKEERVRRSPNGMMPVHATTLADLARPPASGLRLTWMGHSSVLAEIDGRRVLFDPVWGERCSPFAFAGPKRLHPVPLPLATLGPLHAVVISHDHYDHLDLPTIRALAGTDTVFAVPLGVGAHLERWGVSTDRLRELDWNETTNIAGISFTATPARHFCGRGLRNQQHTLWASWAVAGPEHRIYHSGDTGYFPGFKDIGAEHGPFDATMIQIGAYSEYWPDIHMTPDEGMQAQLDLQGGKPHGVMLPIHWGTFNLAVHPWHEPAERTMLAGHTVGQVTAAPRPGEPFEPADRPAVEPWWRQCAATPLEGWAEWPPPEPTGAVVTSAPDDDLVAEI is encoded by the coding sequence GTGACCGGCGCTGACTCCCTGCATTCGCTCCGTACCCGGCTGCGTTCGCTGCGACCCGCCGCATTCGGCGCCGACCCGGGGGGCGCGCGCATGGAGCGCATCCGGAACTCGCCCAATTTCGCCGACGGGGTCTTCCAGAACCCGGTGGGGGCCCGGACCAGGCCGTCCGGCTCGACGCTGGAGTTCGCGAAGGTCTACTTCCACAAGGAGGAGCGGGTACGCAGGTCGCCGAACGGCATGATGCCCGTCCATGCGACCACCCTCGCCGACCTCGCCCGGCCGCCGGCCTCGGGGTTGCGGCTCACCTGGATGGGCCACTCGAGCGTGCTCGCCGAGATCGACGGCCGACGGGTGCTCTTCGACCCGGTATGGGGTGAGCGCTGTTCGCCCTTCGCGTTCGCCGGACCCAAGCGGCTGCACCCGGTGCCGTTGCCGCTCGCCACGCTCGGCCCGCTCCACGCGGTCGTGATCTCGCACGACCATTACGACCACCTCGACCTGCCGACGATCCGCGCCCTGGCGGGCACGGACACGGTCTTCGCGGTGCCCCTCGGAGTCGGCGCCCACCTGGAGCGCTGGGGCGTGTCGACCGACCGGCTGCGTGAGCTCGACTGGAACGAGACCACGAACATCGCCGGGATCAGCTTCACCGCGACTCCGGCCCGGCACTTCTGCGGACGTGGCCTGCGCAACCAGCAGCACACGCTCTGGGCGTCCTGGGCCGTCGCGGGCCCCGAGCACCGGATCTACCACTCCGGGGACACCGGCTACTTCCCCGGTTTCAAGGACATCGGCGCCGAGCACGGCCCGTTCGACGCGACGATGATCCAGATCGGTGCGTATTCGGAGTACTGGCCCGACATCCACATGACCCCCGACGAGGGCATGCAGGCGCAGCTCGACCTGCAAGGGGGCAAGCCGCACGGTGTCATGCTGCCCATCCACTGGGGCACCTTCAACCTCGCCGTTCACCCCTGGCACGAGCCTGCCGAGCGGACGATGCTAGCTGGTCACACGGTCGGCCAGGTCACTGCCGCGCCTCGACCCGGTGAGCCCTTCGAGCCCGCGGACCGACCGGCCGTCGAGCCGTGGTGGCGACAGTGCGCCGCAACGCCCCTGGAGGGGTGGGCCGAGTGGCCGCCTCCGGAGCCGACCGGGGCCGTCGTCACCTCGGCACCTGATGACGACCTCGTCGCGGAGATCTGA
- a CDS encoding PPOX class F420-dependent oxidoreductase, which yields MTGIDAQQDALLRLVAEERGGVLVTLKRDGRPQLSNVNHFYYPAERIIRVSITDDRAKTRNLRRDPRASYHVTSEDRWAWTVADGTAELSPVAADPSDATVEELITLYRDVQGEHPDWDDYRSAMVRDRRIVLRLHVEHAYGQLRG from the coding sequence ATGACGGGAATCGATGCACAGCAGGACGCGCTCCTTCGGCTGGTCGCCGAGGAGCGCGGCGGGGTGCTCGTGACGCTGAAGCGGGACGGCCGGCCCCAGCTGTCCAATGTCAATCACTTCTACTATCCCGCGGAGCGCATCATCCGTGTCTCGATCACCGATGACCGGGCGAAGACGCGGAACCTGCGGCGCGATCCGCGGGCGAGCTACCACGTCACCAGCGAGGACCGCTGGGCCTGGACGGTCGCAGACGGCACGGCCGAACTGTCGCCGGTCGCCGCCGATCCGTCCGACGCGACCGTCGAGGAGCTGATCACGCTCTACCGGGACGTGCAGGGCGAGCACCCCGACTGGGACGATTACCGCAGTGCGATGGTCCGCGACCGGCGGATCGTGCTGCGTCTGCATGTCGAACATGCGTACGGGCAGTTGCGTGGCTGA